Proteins encoded by one window of Xanthomonas sp. DAR 80977:
- the rfbA gene encoding glucose-1-phosphate thymidylyltransferase RfbA — protein MTQRKGIILAGGSGTRLYPITKGVSKQLLPVYDKPMIYYPLSVLMLAGIREVLIINTPHEQALFRALLGDGSQWGMRLEYAVQPSPDGLAQAYLIGREFIDGKPSCLVLGDNIFHGHGLTETLRRADARQQGATVFGYWVNDPERYGVAEFDQAGKVIDIAEKPAQPRSNYAVTGLYFYDGQASDHAAALKPSSRGELEITDLNRRYLEAGELHLEPLGRGYAWLDTGTHQSLHEASNFIETIQSRQGLQVCCPEEIAFGQGWIDAAQLEQLAAPLSKNDYGKYLHELAVRGIVP, from the coding sequence ATGACACAACGCAAGGGCATCATCCTGGCCGGCGGCTCCGGCACGCGGCTGTATCCGATCACCAAGGGCGTCAGCAAGCAGCTGCTGCCGGTGTACGACAAGCCGATGATCTATTACCCGCTCAGCGTGCTGATGCTGGCCGGCATTCGCGAAGTGCTGATCATCAATACGCCGCACGAGCAGGCCTTGTTCCGCGCGCTGTTGGGCGATGGCTCGCAGTGGGGCATGCGCCTGGAATACGCGGTGCAGCCGAGCCCGGACGGGCTGGCACAAGCCTACCTGATCGGCCGCGAGTTCATCGACGGCAAGCCGAGCTGCCTGGTGCTGGGCGACAACATCTTCCATGGCCATGGTTTGACCGAGACCCTGCGCCGCGCCGACGCGCGGCAGCAGGGCGCCACCGTGTTCGGCTATTGGGTCAACGATCCGGAGCGCTATGGCGTGGCCGAGTTCGACCAAGCCGGCAAGGTCATCGACATCGCCGAAAAGCCGGCCCAGCCGCGCTCCAACTATGCGGTCACCGGCCTGTACTTCTACGACGGCCAGGCCAGCGACCACGCGGCTGCCTTGAAGCCTTCGTCGCGCGGGGAGCTGGAGATCACCGATCTCAACCGCCGTTACCTGGAGGCGGGCGAACTGCACCTGGAACCGCTGGGCCGCGGCTACGCCTGGCTGGACACCGGCACCCACCAGTCGCTGCACGAGGCCTCCAACTTCATCGAGACCATCCAGTCGCGACAGGGCTTGCAGGTGTGCTGCCCGGAGGAGATCGCGTTCGGCCAGGGTTGGATCGATGCCGCGCAGCTGGAGCAACTCGCCGCGCCGCTGTCGAAGAACGACTACGGCAAATATCTGCATGAACTGGCTGTCCGAGGAATCGTTCCGTGA
- the rfbB gene encoding dTDP-glucose 4,6-dehydratase — MATWLVTGGAGFIGGNFVLEAVSRGVRVINLDALTYAGNLNTLASLEGNPDHVFVQGDIGDRALVAQLLREHQPDAVLNFAAESHVDRSIDGPGAFIQTNVVGTLGLLEAVRDHWKALPEGPRAAFRFLHVSTDEVYGTLGETGKFSETTPYAPNSPYSASKAASDHLVRAFHHTYGLPVLTTNCSNNYGPYHFPEKLIPLVIAKALAGEPLPVYGDGKQVRDWLFVGDHCEAIRTVLDKGRVGETYNVGGNSEKQNIEVVQAICALLDARRPRADGKPRSSQITHVADRPGHDRRYAIDASKLKNELGWEPQYSFEQGIATTVDWYLANQAWVQGVLDGSYRLERIGTAA; from the coding sequence GTGGCTACTTGGCTTGTAACCGGCGGCGCCGGGTTCATCGGCGGCAATTTCGTGCTGGAAGCGGTGTCGCGCGGCGTCCGCGTGATCAATCTGGACGCGTTGACCTACGCCGGCAACCTGAACACGCTGGCGTCGCTGGAGGGCAATCCCGACCACGTCTTCGTGCAGGGCGATATCGGCGACCGCGCGCTGGTCGCGCAACTGCTGCGCGAGCACCAGCCCGACGCGGTGCTGAACTTCGCCGCCGAGAGCCATGTCGACCGTTCGATCGACGGCCCGGGCGCGTTCATCCAGACCAACGTGGTCGGCACGCTCGGCCTGCTGGAAGCGGTGCGCGATCACTGGAAGGCGCTGCCGGAAGGGCCGCGCGCCGCGTTCCGGTTCCTGCACGTGTCCACCGACGAGGTCTACGGCACGCTCGGCGAGACCGGCAAGTTCAGCGAGACCACGCCGTACGCGCCCAATTCGCCGTACTCGGCCTCCAAGGCCGCCTCCGACCACCTGGTGCGCGCGTTCCACCACACCTACGGCCTGCCGGTGCTGACCACCAACTGCTCCAACAACTACGGCCCGTACCATTTTCCCGAGAAGCTGATCCCGCTGGTGATCGCCAAGGCGCTGGCCGGCGAGCCGCTGCCGGTCTACGGCGACGGCAAGCAGGTGCGCGACTGGCTGTTCGTCGGCGACCATTGCGAGGCGATCCGCACCGTGCTGGACAAGGGCCGGGTCGGCGAGACCTACAACGTCGGCGGCAATTCCGAGAAGCAGAACATCGAGGTGGTGCAGGCGATCTGCGCGCTGCTCGATGCGCGCCGCCCGCGTGCCGACGGCAAGCCGCGCAGCAGCCAGATCACCCATGTCGCCGACCGCCCCGGCCACGACCGGCGCTATGCGATCGACGCGTCCAAGCTGAAGAACGAGCTGGGCTGGGAGCCGCAGTACAGCTTCGAGCAGGGCATCGCCACCACGGTGGACTGGTACCTGGCCAACCAGGCCTGGGTGCAGGGCGTGCTCGACGGCAGCTATCGGCTGGAACGGATCGGCACGGCGGCATAA
- a CDS encoding electron transfer flavoprotein subunit beta/FixA family protein, with protein sequence MKILVAYKRVVDYNVRIQVKPDGSGVVTEGVKLSPNPFDEIALEEALRLRDAGIASEVVVVTLAPADAAAHLRNGLAMGANRAIHVVTDAAIQPLTAARALLKLVEQEQPDLVILGKQAIDDDANQTGQMLATLWGRPQATFAGKLVVADGKATVTREVDAGLETLEVDLPAVVTTDLRLNEPRFIKLPDIMKAKSKPLQTLAFAELGVESNDSLATTHYAPPPKRSRGVMVKDAAELVAALKQKGLL encoded by the coding sequence ATGAAAATCCTCGTCGCCTACAAGCGCGTGGTGGACTACAACGTCCGCATCCAGGTCAAGCCGGACGGCTCCGGCGTCGTGACCGAGGGCGTCAAGCTTTCCCCCAATCCGTTCGACGAAATCGCCCTGGAAGAAGCGCTGCGCCTGCGCGACGCCGGCATCGCCAGCGAGGTGGTGGTGGTCACCCTGGCCCCCGCCGATGCCGCCGCGCACCTGCGCAACGGCCTGGCGATGGGCGCCAACCGCGCCATCCACGTGGTCACCGACGCCGCGATCCAGCCGCTGACCGCGGCCCGCGCCCTGCTCAAGCTGGTCGAGCAGGAGCAGCCGGACCTGGTGATCCTGGGCAAGCAGGCGATCGACGACGACGCCAACCAGACCGGGCAGATGCTGGCCACGCTGTGGGGCCGCCCGCAGGCGACCTTCGCCGGCAAGCTGGTCGTCGCCGACGGCAAGGCCACGGTGACCCGCGAGGTCGACGCCGGCCTGGAGACGCTGGAAGTGGACCTGCCGGCCGTGGTCACCACCGACCTGCGCCTGAACGAGCCGCGCTTCATCAAGCTGCCCGACATCATGAAGGCCAAGAGCAAGCCGCTGCAGACCCTGGCGTTCGCCGAGCTGGGCGTGGAGTCCAACGACAGCCTCGCCACCACCCACTACGCCCCGCCGCCCAAGCGCAGCCGTGGGGTGATGGTCAAGGACGCCGCCGAACTGGTGGCCGCACTCAAGCAGAAGGGGTTGCTGTAA
- a CDS encoding electron transfer flavoprotein subunit alpha/FixB family protein: MAKILVVAEHLNGQLNAATAKTVSAAQALSPDAIDIVVLAADPAAVAAQAAQIAGVGRVLTVANPANEHAIAQVLGPQIAQLAQGYSHVFGPSTTFGKDLMPVVAALLGVNQISDLMAVDGEYAFKRPIYAGNAIISVQAPADQTVVATVRSASWPEAAKGGSAAIEAASVSATLPTHTRFVGLAAGKSNRPDLQSAKRVVSGGRGVGSAENFQIIYKLADKLGAAVGASRAAVDAGYVPNELQVGQTGKIIAPDLYVAVGISGAIQHLTGIKDAGTIVAINKDPESPIFEIADIGLVGDLFTLLPELEAALG, encoded by the coding sequence ATGGCCAAGATCCTCGTCGTCGCCGAACACCTGAACGGCCAGCTCAACGCGGCCACCGCCAAGACCGTCAGCGCCGCGCAGGCGCTGTCGCCGGACGCCATCGACATTGTGGTGCTGGCCGCCGACCCGGCCGCCGTCGCCGCGCAGGCCGCGCAGATCGCCGGCGTGGGCCGCGTGCTTACCGTCGCCAATCCGGCCAACGAACACGCCATCGCACAGGTGCTGGGGCCGCAGATCGCGCAGCTGGCACAGGGCTACAGCCACGTGTTCGGCCCCTCCACCACCTTCGGCAAGGACCTGATGCCGGTGGTCGCCGCGCTGCTCGGGGTCAACCAGATCTCCGACCTGATGGCGGTCGATGGCGAATATGCCTTCAAGCGCCCGATCTACGCCGGCAACGCGATCATCAGCGTGCAGGCGCCCGCCGACCAGACCGTGGTCGCCACCGTGCGCAGCGCCTCGTGGCCGGAAGCAGCCAAGGGCGGCAGCGCGGCGATCGAGGCGGCCAGCGTCAGCGCGACGCTGCCCACCCATACCCGCTTCGTCGGCCTGGCCGCCGGCAAGTCCAACCGCCCCGACCTGCAGAGCGCCAAGCGCGTGGTCTCCGGCGGCCGCGGCGTGGGCTCGGCGGAGAACTTCCAAATCATCTACAAGCTGGCCGACAAGCTCGGCGCCGCGGTCGGCGCCTCGCGCGCGGCGGTGGATGCCGGCTACGTGCCCAACGAACTGCAGGTCGGCCAGACCGGCAAGATCATCGCCCCGGACCTGTACGTGGCGGTCGGCATCTCCGGCGCGATCCAACACCTGACCGGGATCAAGGACGCCGGCACCATCGTCGCGATCAACAAGGACCCGGAATCGCCGATCTTCGAGATCGCCGACATCGGGCTGGTGGGCGACCTGTTCACCCTGCTGCCGGAACTGGAAGCGGCGCTGGGCTGA
- a CDS encoding lysylphosphatidylglycerol synthase transmembrane domain-containing protein — MTPLPPSGTDGMPLPRRRMDHLAGFVLLLCAGYVAALFWVDRGNGTFSRLGEVGHLMALATVPVSASYLFRYWRWRWLLQRYGHPVPFAAGLAGYLAGFALTATPGKAGELLRIRYFARMGVPARRTIAVFVFERACDLLVILALSLLAAPVFPTLGALAAVVLAFVGLLFGAAAWPPLLDRLTAMVRWIPGRWLQRPAHFALAAALELRGCLGLRQFGQSMFAGLMAWGLTASVFVGLCLGMGLDLDPIVAFGIYPLAMLVGALSFVPGGVGTTELAIVLMLDRLGIATADAIAVAVAARLVTLWYAILVGALAMLRAEFLPREEGA; from the coding sequence ATGACCCCGTTGCCGCCCTCGGGCACCGACGGCATGCCGCTGCCGCGGCGGCGCATGGACCACCTGGCCGGGTTCGTGCTGCTGCTGTGCGCAGGCTATGTGGCCGCGCTGTTCTGGGTGGACCGCGGCAACGGGACGTTCTCGCGATTGGGCGAGGTCGGCCACCTGATGGCGCTGGCCACGGTGCCGGTCAGCGCCAGCTACCTGTTCCGGTACTGGCGCTGGCGCTGGCTGCTGCAGCGCTACGGCCATCCGGTGCCGTTTGCCGCCGGGCTGGCCGGCTACCTGGCCGGCTTCGCGCTGACCGCGACGCCCGGCAAGGCCGGCGAATTGCTGCGTATCCGCTATTTCGCCCGCATGGGCGTGCCGGCACGGCGCACCATCGCCGTGTTCGTGTTCGAGCGCGCCTGCGACCTGCTGGTCATCCTGGCGCTGTCGCTGCTGGCCGCCCCGGTGTTTCCCACGCTGGGCGCGCTGGCGGCGGTGGTTTTGGCCTTCGTCGGCCTGCTGTTCGGCGCGGCCGCCTGGCCGCCGTTGCTGGACCGGCTGACGGCGATGGTGCGCTGGATTCCTGGCCGCTGGCTGCAACGGCCGGCCCATTTCGCGCTGGCCGCGGCGCTGGAGCTGCGTGGCTGCCTGGGCCTGCGCCAGTTCGGACAAAGCATGTTCGCCGGGCTGATGGCCTGGGGACTGACGGCATCGGTGTTCGTCGGCCTGTGCCTGGGCATGGGACTGGACCTGGATCCCATCGTCGCGTTCGGCATCTACCCGCTGGCGATGCTGGTCGGCGCGCTGTCCTTCGTGCCCGGCGGCGTCGGCACCACCGAGCTGGCGATCGTGCTGATGCTCGACCGCCTCGGCATCGCCACCGCCGACGCGATCGCCGTGGCGGTGGCCGCGCGCCTGGTCACGCTGTGGTACGCCATCCTGGTCGGCGCGCTGGCGATGCTGCGGGCCGAGTTCCTGCCGCGCGAAGAGGGCGCTTGA
- a CDS encoding UbiA family prenyltransferase, with the protein MDLDGTLLNSDILYESVLALLARNPLYLFLLPLWLLRGKAALKRELASRVSLPAETLPYNEKVLELLRTTTQRPRVLCTASDALLVTPIAEYLGLFEQVIASDGKRNLSGRNKADVLVDAFGAGNFDYAGNGSVDLHVWEKAGGAWVVNNGTALSKAAAQRTTVHAHWPAPPRARAWLKALRLHQWLKNLLVFVPLLTAHRFLDPESVLQAAIALVAFGLCASGVYVLNDLLDLTPDRQHPRKRKRPFAAGRLPLLHGLFAAPALTVAGLALSLACNLEFTLVLLAYYVMTLAYSLRLKRIVMIDVVLLAALYTVRIIGGAMAIDIELSFWLLAFSMFIFLSLALLKRYTELHAMLSSGKTKASGRAYSVEDLSLLQSMGAAAGYIAVMVMALYINSPESVELYRHPKVLWLVCPVLLYWVSRVWVIAHRGDMHDDPIVFAATDRVSQVVVVLCGLFALSAI; encoded by the coding sequence GTGGATCTGGATGGCACCCTGCTGAACTCGGACATCCTCTACGAGTCGGTGCTGGCGCTGCTGGCGCGCAATCCGCTGTACCTGTTCCTGCTGCCGCTGTGGCTGCTGCGCGGCAAGGCGGCGCTGAAGCGCGAACTGGCCTCGCGCGTCTCCCTGCCGGCCGAGACCCTACCGTACAACGAGAAAGTCCTGGAACTGCTGCGCACCACGACGCAACGCCCGCGCGTGCTGTGCACCGCCTCCGATGCCCTGCTGGTGACGCCCATCGCCGAGTACCTGGGCCTGTTCGAGCAGGTGATCGCCAGCGACGGCAAACGCAATCTCTCCGGGCGCAACAAGGCCGATGTCCTGGTCGACGCGTTCGGCGCCGGCAATTTCGACTATGCCGGCAACGGCAGCGTGGACCTGCATGTGTGGGAGAAGGCCGGCGGCGCCTGGGTGGTCAACAATGGCACCGCGCTCAGCAAGGCCGCCGCACAGCGCACCACGGTGCATGCGCACTGGCCCGCGCCGCCGCGTGCCCGCGCCTGGCTCAAGGCGCTGCGCCTGCACCAGTGGCTGAAGAATCTGCTGGTGTTCGTCCCCTTGCTGACCGCGCACCGCTTCCTGGATCCGGAATCGGTGCTGCAGGCGGCGATCGCGCTGGTCGCGTTCGGGTTGTGCGCGTCCGGCGTGTATGTGCTGAACGATTTACTCGATCTCACCCCGGACCGGCAGCACCCGCGCAAGCGCAAGCGTCCGTTCGCCGCAGGCCGGCTTCCCCTGCTGCACGGCCTGTTCGCCGCCCCGGCGCTGACCGTGGCCGGACTCGCGCTGTCGCTGGCCTGCAACCTGGAATTCACCCTGGTGCTGCTGGCCTATTACGTGATGACGCTGGCGTACTCGCTGCGGCTCAAGCGGATCGTGATGATCGACGTGGTGCTGCTGGCCGCGCTGTACACGGTGCGCATCATCGGCGGCGCGATGGCGATCGACATCGAGCTGTCGTTCTGGCTGCTGGCGTTCTCGATGTTCATTTTCCTGTCGCTGGCCCTGCTCAAGCGCTACACCGAGCTGCACGCGATGCTCAGCAGCGGCAAGACCAAGGCCAGCGGGCGCGCCTATTCGGTGGAGGACCTGTCGCTGCTGCAATCGATGGGCGCCGCCGCCGGCTACATCGCGGTGATGGTGATGGCGCTGTACATCAACAGCCCCGAGAGCGTGGAGCTGTACCGCCATCCGAAAGTGCTGTGGCTGGTCTGCCCGGTGCTGCTGTACTGGGTGAGCCGGGTGTGGGTGATCGCGCACCGCGGCGACATGCACGACGACCCGATCGTGTTCGCCGCCACCGACCGGGTCAGCCAGGTGGTGGTGGTGCTGTGCGGACTGTTCGCCCTGAGCGCCATCTGA
- a CDS encoding FAD-binding oxidoreductase, which produces MAAAGQSWGRYPKARQVLLPVTDRAAELPAFDGHALPRGNGRSYGDSCLNPDGTLLATRGLDRFIGFDPATGLLHCEAGVTLAEIIDLALPQGWFLPVTPGTRYVTVAGAIANDVHGKNHHRTGSFGHHVRAFELLRSDGTRRVCTPGHDAEGWFAATVGGLGLTGLITWAQIQLRRVASAALETENIRFGSLDEFFALSAASADSHEYSVAWIDCLASGRARGRGHFTRADHCPGLPEERPKPPGAGLPMPLTPPFSLVNQLSLRPFNALYFWRQPAPRKRFVSHLLPFFYPLDGIRDWNRMYGPAGFLQYQCVLPPAASRDGIDALLAEIARSGSGSFLAVLKEFGNARSLGMLSFPRPGTTLALDFPNSGPEVFRLLERLDRIVDAAGGALYPAKDARMSAASFQRAYGRWREFADYLDPRFSSGFWRRVTE; this is translated from the coding sequence ATGGCGGCCGCGGGGCAATCCTGGGGACGCTATCCGAAGGCGAGGCAGGTGTTGCTGCCGGTCACCGACCGCGCGGCGGAGCTGCCTGCGTTCGACGGCCATGCGCTGCCGCGCGGCAATGGCCGCAGCTATGGCGACAGCTGCCTGAACCCGGACGGCACCTTGCTGGCGACGCGTGGCCTGGACCGGTTCATCGGATTCGATCCGGCGACCGGCCTGCTGCATTGCGAAGCCGGGGTCACCCTGGCCGAGATCATCGACCTGGCCTTGCCGCAGGGCTGGTTCCTGCCGGTCACCCCGGGCACGCGCTACGTGACGGTGGCCGGGGCCATCGCCAACGACGTGCACGGCAAGAACCACCACCGCACCGGCAGCTTCGGCCACCATGTGCGCGCCTTCGAGTTGCTGCGCAGCGACGGCACGCGCCGCGTGTGCACGCCCGGCCACGATGCCGAAGGCTGGTTCGCCGCCACCGTCGGCGGCCTCGGCTTGACCGGCCTGATCACCTGGGCGCAGATCCAGTTGCGCCGGGTCGCGAGCGCCGCCCTGGAAACGGAGAACATCCGCTTCGGCTCGCTCGACGAGTTCTTCGCCCTGTCCGCGGCCTCCGCCGACAGCCACGAATACAGCGTCGCCTGGATCGACTGCCTGGCCAGCGGCCGCGCGCGCGGCCGCGGCCACTTCACCCGCGCCGACCATTGCCCGGGCCTGCCGGAAGAGCGGCCCAAGCCCCCGGGCGCGGGCCTGCCCATGCCGCTGACGCCGCCGTTCTCCCTGGTCAACCAACTGTCGCTGCGGCCGTTCAACGCGCTGTATTTCTGGCGCCAGCCTGCGCCGCGCAAGCGCTTCGTCAGCCACCTGCTGCCGTTCTTCTATCCGCTGGACGGCATCCGCGACTGGAATCGGATGTACGGCCCGGCCGGTTTTCTGCAGTACCAGTGCGTGCTGCCGCCTGCCGCCTCGCGCGATGGGATCGACGCGTTGCTGGCGGAGATCGCGCGCAGCGGCAGCGGCTCGTTCCTGGCGGTGCTGAAGGAATTCGGCAACGCGCGCTCGCTCGGCATGCTGTCGTTTCCGCGCCCGGGCACCACCCTGGCGCTGGATTTCCCCAATAGCGGCCCGGAGGTGTTCCGGCTGCTCGAGCGGCTCGACCGCATCGTCGACGCGGCCGGCGGCGCTCTGTACCCTGCCAAGGATGCGCGCATGAGCGCGGCGTCGTTCCAGCGCGCCTACGGCCGCTGGCGGGAATTCGCCGATTATCTCGACCCACGTTTTTCTTCCGGCTTCTGGCGCCGGGTCACGGAGTGA
- a CDS encoding SDR family oxidoreductase: protein MQRVLIIGATSAIAEATARRYAARGAAIHLLGRQAARLDAIAADLSVRGARSSVGVLDVNDGAHHGAAFDAAWAALGGVDVVLIAHGTLPDQAACDASVELSLREFATNGTSTIALCAALAPRLAAGATLAVISSVAGDRGRASNYLYGSAKAAVSAYLSGLGQRLRPAGINVLTIKPGFVDTPMTAAFKKGALWAKPDQIAKGIVRAVDRRRAVAYLPGFWWAIMFIIKSIPEFVFRRIKL, encoded by the coding sequence ATGCAACGCGTCCTCATCATCGGCGCCACCTCGGCCATCGCCGAAGCCACTGCCCGACGCTACGCCGCGCGCGGTGCGGCGATCCATCTGCTCGGCCGCCAGGCCGCGCGCCTGGACGCGATCGCGGCCGACCTGTCCGTGCGCGGCGCCAGGAGCAGCGTCGGCGTGCTCGACGTCAACGACGGCGCGCACCACGGCGCAGCGTTCGACGCGGCATGGGCGGCCCTGGGCGGCGTGGACGTGGTCCTGATCGCCCACGGCACCCTGCCGGACCAGGCCGCGTGCGACGCCTCGGTCGAGCTGTCGCTGCGCGAGTTCGCCACCAACGGCACCTCCACGATCGCGCTGTGCGCGGCGCTGGCGCCGCGGCTGGCGGCCGGCGCGACGCTGGCGGTGATCTCCTCGGTCGCCGGCGACCGCGGCCGCGCCAGCAACTACCTGTACGGCAGCGCCAAGGCCGCGGTCAGCGCCTACCTCAGCGGCCTCGGCCAGCGCCTGCGCCCGGCCGGGATCAACGTGCTGACGATCAAGCCGGGCTTCGTCGACACGCCGATGACCGCCGCCTTCAAGAAGGGTGCGTTGTGGGCCAAGCCCGACCAGATCGCCAAGGGCATCGTGCGCGCCGTCGATCGCCGCCGCGCCGTCGCCTACCTGCCGGGTTTCTGGTGGGCGATCATGTTCATCATCAAGTCCATCCCCGAATTCGTTTTCCGCAGGATCAAGCTCTGA